Below is a window of Halolamina sp. CBA1230 DNA.
AGGCGTGAAGCGCGTCTGTGAACCCTACAAGAACTCCAAAGTCGCAGAGAACTAACTACAAACATGAGTCGCTATCCACGTTCGGTCCGGTCCTCACGCATCAAGTGCATCCCGTGTAACGCGCCAGCAGCCGAGGCCGTCGACGGCACGTAGTTTGTGTCGAGTGCGGCAACGCCGTCGTCGACGCCCGGGGCTGACACGTTTCAGAATCGTCCTTCACCGGTAGCTCCGTTGCCGTCTCGGGATCCAGACTTGTACTCACGAAGCGAGTCAGAACCGGCGATGGAACGGTTAGGGTAGAATACCGTTCTTCTGGGTGGAGAGGACGCCAAGGGTTTCTCTCTTGTCGAAAGTACGATAGTGTATTGATGGGGATTACCCCATACGTTTATGTTGATGGGGCCGAGTCCATCAGACGTCGATGGGCGCCCGGGTCATCCGAAATTTCACGAATACCTTCGATGGCCATGTCGAACGGCAGACAATCATCAAGACGGGCGATCCGGCGTCCCCATCCGGCTACAAGTATTCGCTCCACTTCGGCACGCTAGACGGTGAAACAGTACTCCGGTACGTTGACATCCTCCTCCGGCTAAAGCCGGAGGAATCCCGAGAGTTGGGATATTAGGGTTTGCAGTCTCCCTGTTCTCTCGGTGTGAATCGTCCGCTTTCGCGGTCGAACAGGAAGACTCCGGGCTGTGCCAACCAGCCGTTACTCATATCCCCGGTCGGGGGACTCTGAGTTATCTTTCGACGGATGTTCACCGCACCATTCACATCTGCATTCATCGTCGTCTCGCACGATGAACAGACGTACAGCCCTCGCTCCACGCGGTTGCTGTCCCGAATCTGCTCGCAACACGAACACGCCTTGCTCGTGTTCTTCTCGTCTACGCGGTCAACGAGGATGCCGTGTTCCTCGGCCTTGTATTCGAGGAGACGGGCGAACCGGTCGAACTCCCAGCCGTGCAACTTCTTGTTCCCCGACGCACCCCAGTTCCGCGAGTCACCGTTCTCATCCTCGCGGATGTCACTGAGGTCGCCAACCGCTATCTTCTCCACGCTTTCTTCAACACACCGCTCAACGATGTGCTTGCTGAGGGTGTGAAGGAAGTGGTCTTTGCGTCGGGAGAGTTTCTGCCGAGCCTCCCGCGCTCGCTTCGACGGGCCGTTCTCGCCTTCGGTCTGGTACTCTTCGCGGGTGAAGTAGTGTTTGTCCTCTTTCAGCACGTTCCCCGGATACAGTTCACTCGCGCCATCTTCGTAGTCGATGGCGAGGTAGTTGCTAATTCCGAGGTCGATACCCGCCGTGTTATCACCCGGTGCGTCTTCGACTGGAATCTCTTTCTTACAGACGAGGTGGAGTTCCCACTCGTCGCCGTTCCAGATGGCACGCACCTGCTGGATGTTCTCGACTTCTACGTCAGAGCGAGTTTCGTACTCGGCGAGGATGAAGTCAGATCGACTCTCTTTCAGGTTGAAGCCCTTCGAGAGGCGAAGTTGGCCGTGTTTGTCGTCGTGCTTGATAGCTCGTTTCTTCCACGTGACGGTGGAGCGAGGGTGGTCGTCGCCACGTTTCCGGTAGCCCGGTGGGTTGTTACCGTCGTCGGAGTTGTACCAACCGTTGAACGCCTCAGCAAGTTCTTCGAGAACTCGCTGACTTGACTGAGAATGCAGGTCACTGTAGCGTTCGTGGTCTTTCAACTCCGATTTCAGTTCGGCTTCGTCGGGTATCTCGCCGTCGTCGTCCCACCGTTGTTGGATGTAGTAGCGTCCGACGTTCCACAGTTTGGATGCGGAGAACCCGCACTGGTCAAAGTCGTCACGAACCTGTTGGTGGTTCGTGATGCGTGCGACGTAGGTGCGGGTCGTCTCCAGCATCGAGCTGACCTCATAATACGTTATGGGAGTTTAATTATTAAAACCAACGGCCGGGTGTTGAATATCCAGTTGGGGTGTCGTCGGTGGATTGTCGGTCAGGGTGTCAGATTCATCCCGCGCCTAAAGGCGCGGGTATTCTCCTTGTTTTTTATAATTCCCACGAAGACACAAAGGGCCACGAGCGCCATACTACCGACGAGGTTGAGGAAATCGAATTCCCTGGGATAGTCGAACTCGTCGAACGCTTCGAGGAGGAAGTCGCCGAACGCCGACCGTGAACTACCCGACGCCGCCACCGCAACAATGACCGACACCGAACCGAACTCCGACGACCGGACGCTCCACGTCTACGTGGGCGAGGCGAATCGACTCCGTGAACAGACGAAGGACATGCTCCGAGCTGTCGAAGCTGGCGAAGAGTTCGAGGATGTAGGTCACACCAACGTGCTCAATTTCGAGTCTGAGTCCGAACTTGCGCGGCTCCTCAGCCCGGCGAACCTCGCGCTTCTCCGGGCGATTCGCCAGCACGAACCCGAAAGCATGCGGGACGCTGCGGAGATCGTCGATCGAGACTTCAAAGAGGTACACCGCAACCTCACGGAACTCTCCGAACTCGGCGTCATTGACCTCGTCGACGACGGCCGTTCGAGGCGCCCGGTCGCACAGTACGATGACATAGAGGTCCACTACTCGCTCGTGACCGACGAAGCGTCGACTGAGCAGGCTGGCGCGTAGCACAGATCCAGACCTAACTCGGCCGTTGAACCCCGTTTCACAGGTGTGTCGCCGCGAGCGCTCGCAGCAAATGGCCGCCCCAGTCCAGCGGCGTATCAAACAGACTGGAGGCCCAAAGAGTACCCAAGCGCATCGTCGATCTCGTCCATCCGGGCCTCGGGAATCGACCCGATGTTCTCCGTGATCCGCTGCGCGATAGAGACAGTCCGAATCTGACTACAGAGCGCAACAGAGTCCGCAGAGAGCGGGCTTTCCTCGGCCCGAACCAGGACTTCGAACGGGTACTGGCGATCGTCGAAGGACGTGGTGAACGGGACGACGATGGTCGTCGGGGCGTTCGCGTTTCCAATATCGTTCTGGACGACGAGACATGGGCGGGTCCCGCGTTGTTCCGAGCCGCGAGTCGGATTCAGTTCGACGATGACGATATCGCCACGGTGGACGTCCATCTACGACTCCCACTCGGGCACGTCACCGAGGGCTGCATCGGCCTCCGCCGAGACACCCTCGAGTTCGGAAGCGAGATCGGCCATCTGTTCGGAACGGGCGCGGTATCCCTCGGCGAGGTCGTCTTCTGTGACCGCCTTTTCGACGACGATCCGTCCCTCCTCGTCCTCGTGGACGCGTACTCTATCGCCACCGTGAATCCCGAATCGTTCCCGAAGCTGCTTCGGGAGTGTGACCTGCCCACGCTCACCGACGACTCGCGTGTCTTCCACCATATGTATTCATACTCGATTCATATCTATAGATGTTTCGCTCCCTGGCAACGTGAGTCGGTTTGCTGACTACTCGAGAAAGGCTATCTTGTCCATTACGCAGAATTCACGCGTTCAACAACATCAGCAAAGGCAACATTCTGACCGACATCGGTGATCGTGACTGTGACACGCTCGCCCTGTTCAGTGTCCGGGACGATAACGACGAATCCACGCTCAACACGCGTGATACCATCGCCTTGTTCGCCTATGTCTTCGATCTCAACGGTGCGCTGTTCGCCCTCTGCAACAGGTGGCGACTGTGCCGCTTGCTCGGACTGTGAATCGGCGTCAGTACCATCGGCGTCATCGGTCGAAGGTGATGGGAGAACGGCCACACGATATGTATCACCTGCCTGTAGGTCGCCAAGCCGAATCTCCTGTTCCGGTACCTCCACCACATACGACCCGTCGCGCTCTTCGACAGTCGCAGAGAACAGACAGCGTAGTTGCGGTGAAATCTCCATTTGTAGATCGTATCCGGATAGGCGACGAGGAACACTTGATTCTGCTGTTCCCAACTACTGCGGCGCAACGACCTTTTCACAAGATGGACACTCGGCCCACACACCGCAGGTTCCGTCGTCCTTCTGGTAGTCAACCAATAGCCACGCCTGAGAGATACGCTCGCCGCAGTCGGGACAATGACCAAGGGACGATTCCTCGGAACTCATAACGGGAAGGAGCGTGTGACACGATTCCTTCCAAGGACAGTTCAATCGGCTTTCAATGTAAGCCTTTGGTGGCTTACCGGCCGATCACACCGGAGATGAGGTCGCCCCCGTACACCGTAGCAACGCCGTCGGCGGCACCTGAGATGGGCGCGGACGCACACCCGTCGGCGACCGCGCAGTATCGCTCTCAATTGACTCGCTAGTCGTACCCAGAAACCGCGCACACCCAGCTGGAGAAGTTAACCAACACACTGGTGAGTCGGGGACGTATGTTGGTTAAGATTGAACGCGACTCCGAACGCCATCGAGATCATTCGTCGGCGCCCGGGGCAAGCCAGCATCTTCGGTCCACGAAGAAAGCGTACAGCACCGCCGTCCGGCTACTGCCCCCGACTGGCAACAGGGCGCCGGTGGCCGCGCCAACAACACGCGATCGAGGGACACCCACTCCGACCACCAGTGTGTTTGTAACATCGAGTACAATGTATACAGCATGGGAACGATTTCGGCACGGGTCCCCGATAAGCAGGAAAGGGGCCTACCCGTTCGCGGGGCGGGGCATTTCCTCTAGCTCCCGGATCTCGGCGGTTTTTTCGACGCGGTCGTATTGGCGCTGCCACGCGTCCGAAGGGAACAGTCCGTTCTTGTCGAACAGGCTGCGAGCGGCGTCGGTGAGGGCGTAGAACTTGTAGGGATACCCACGAACGCGCTCGCCAGTGGGGACAACCAACTCCTGGAGGACGTCGACGTCTTGGAGGATGGAGAGATGCCGGCGGATCGCGTCCGTTTCGAGGCTCGGATTCATGTAGTCGAGTTCCGTGACGCTTGGCGCTCCTTTCGGGTGGCCGACGACGTCCGCGAGCAGGTTCGCCCGCTGCTTGTCAGTCGCCTTCTGGAGTGCCAGCCACGTGTTGAACTCCGCGGGCTCGCCGTCCGGACCGGTGTTCGCAGCCGGCTGTGTCGCGTCCGGGTGCATGTGTTCCAGTATGTCCTCAGCCAGTATAAACACTTGGTCAACAGACGCAACCGGTTCCTAGGGTGGTTGCAGTACCGATTCAGTAACCCATAGGTATAACGGTCCACGGAAGAATCTATTCTGCGAGATGCCGGACGATTCGAGCGCCGACACGGGGAACGAAGAATCGGCGTACATCGGCGACATCGATTCAGATGCTGTTGTCGATGAGGCACAGCTCCAACTAACACCACACCAGCACGAACAGCTGAAAACGCAGTTACACGGCAGCAGCCAGTTCGACGAAATCAAGCGCGCCGATACCCGGTATCTCGTCGTCGGGCGTGGTGGTGAGGAGGGGCCGGGAAAACGGCGATTGGAGGTCTGTGAGCAGTTGGATGATCGACGAGGCGCCGCCGGATACCGACTCGAGGACTTTGGGTTCACAACTGACGAGATCGACCTCTGGGCGCCAGCGTTCGACCTGCTCGCAGCAATGGCGTCGCATATCGTCGGCGTGCTTGAGGATTTCGACGGCGGCCACGTGTGGGAGTTGGGGTACCTGTATCACCAGCAGCGCCACGTCAGAGATCGCCTGTGGTTGCTCAAGCGGCTGTACGAGAGCGAAACGGAGATGCGCCGACAGTACGATAACGGCATGGCGGCGTCTCACTTAGCAGCGCTTGAGGAGGCAGCTGGAGATCGCGTTATTGGCTGGGGGGATGAAGCCAGTCTGCGGGACGCTGTTGAGGGGATTCCCTAGAGAACCTCGATACATATTGACATCCTCCCACCCCTGAAGGGGTGGGCTTCCGCTCGCTACGTGTCAAAGTATGCTGGGAGCGCGCTTCGGTCAGCTACCCGTTTCCAGAGTCAGTCCGACCGGTCTCACTACGTTCTTCGTCGGCGCCAGGCAGCGACGACCGTTCTTGCTCAGTCGGGTCAAAGTCAATCACTTGCTTCTCTTTGGGCATCGCCTCAACCTGAATCCCACGCCATTCGCCATCCACCCCAACAAGCGCCTCCGCAAACCCCGCATCCTCATTCCCCGGCACCGCATCCTGCACATACCGCATCTGGGCGTAGTTGAGCCCGAACTCCTGGGCCCAGTCCTCGTCCATCCCGTCCAGCCGGTGGAACTGCTTCACCGCACACTGGTCGAGAATCGCCTCACTCTCGGCGTGCTCGAAGAACTCGTCGACGGTCTGGGTCACCAGCCGGATCGACAGGTCATGATGGCGGTGATGCCGAAACACCGTCTCCAGGAACGCCAGACTCGCGGCGTCCTGCATGAGGTAGCGGGCTTCGTCGATGTAGAACACCACCTCCTTCTCGGACACCTTCGCCCGTTCGTACACCAGCGAGATCAGCAACTGCATCGTGAGCGCCGTCCCACTATCCACACTCCCCTCCTGCTGGGCGAGATCGAGATAGATCACTTTCTCGTCCCGGATGTCGAACTCGGACTCGGTGCCCAGATTCGCGTGCCGACCGCCCTCTTCGAACGGCCGCAGCTGGTCAAGCAACCACGTGGCGTCTTCCTCGATCTTCGCCGCCTCCTCGTCGGCCCGCACGACGAACGCCTCCGGCTCCTCGACCATCTCCTCGAACACGTCCAGCATGTCCCGGATCGTCGGACTCTGATTCCCGTGCGTCGAGATGTCGTCAGTAATCCCCTTGCGCTTGTACGCGCGCTTGAGACCGAGCTCCAGCGTCGTCCGCCGATCCCCGAGCGAGATCCCCCGCAGCGCGAAGAAGTTGGTGAGGAAACTCATCGCGTCATCGAGCTTCTCGTTGAACGGGCTCGCATCCTCGCCCATCGCCCGCTGGACGTGCTCGGGGGTCTCCCTGATCTCCAGCGGGTTCAACCCCAACGTCCCGCCGACCGTGATCCGTTTCGCATCGAGGGCTTCGGCGACACCGGCCCAGTCGTTCAGCGGTTCGAGAATGACGCCGATGCGGTCCCGTGCCTGCTCCATCGACCGGATGAAGTTCTGCTTCGAACTGAACGACTTCCCCGAGCCGGGATCGCCGACCGTGAACATCGCGTAGCCGTTGTCCCGCGCGAACGGGTCGATCACCACGGGACTCCGCGTGTCCTTGTGCATCCCGAACTCGACGCCACCCTCCTCAAGGATCGTCGCATTGTGCGGCGACGCCAGCAACGCGCCGACGGCGCCACCAAGCGCGATCGACTCGCGGCCGAATTCGTTCGCGCCGATCGGCGCCGCCGACTGCAGCGCCACGTCCTGCCGACAGATCGCCGTCTTCGGCGTCAGGTTCGCCGGCTCGTCCCGCAGCGTACTCTTCACCTGCTGCACGTCGTCCTGCAGCGTCTCCCGATCGTCGGCGCGCACCGTCACGAACACACCCTGGTCGAACACGCGCGCCCCGTTCTCGACGGCCGTGTACGTCGCAGCCGCCTCGTCCGCTCGCTCCTGCAGGTACGAACTCCGCACGCTCTGCTCCAGATCGGCGTCCACCTGCAGGTCGTCGGCGATCTCCTGCAGTTCGGTTCGCGCCCGGTCCTGGTTCTTCGGCGTGATGTGAGCCGTCAGATCGAACTGGACGTCGGTCAACTCGAACAGGTCGCTGAGGTAGCCGTCATTCGGGTAGTCCGGGTAGTCGGCGATGTACAGCGTCGACGTCCACTGCTCGCCGACACGGGCGGCGCGAGTCTCCCACTCGATGGCGGCGGGCGCCGTGACCGTTTTGTGGGACTCGGCGATGTCGTCGAAGAGTTGCCCTTCGGCCTGCCCATCGGCGAGCGTCTCGTCGTCGAGGACGTCCGCGAAGTCGACTGTCGCCTCGTCGTCGGCAGCGTACCGATCCCGGAGTAGTGTGCCACCGACAACGACGGCGCCGATCAGCACCAGAGAGACGGCGGCGCCCTCGACGCTCGTCGGTGACGCAAGCCACTCCCGGAGCTGTCTCACGACACCCCCACTCGACTGGACGAGCACGCTATGCATCCTGTCCCTCCTCACGGCGCGAGTGGCCGACGACCGGCTGGTCGCGAACGACGGCCTCGGGATCGCCGTAGTCGTCCTCGCGACCGTTCCAGAACGCCATGTTCAGGACGAACAGCTCGACCGTGCTGAGGCGGCGGGCCGACCAGCCCGACGCCTGTTGGATGAACTCCGTCCGCACGTCGGTGATCCGACTATCCAGTTCGTCGAACATCCGCGCCCGGCGCTCGACATCGCTCAGGTCTGCACGCCGCGTCACGAACGGCGTGAACAGGACACCCACCACGGGCAGCTGCGTCAGCTTCTCGGCCGGCGTCGCCGCCTCGCGGTAGCGGTCGTACACCTCCAGCGGCGAGACTTCGACACCAATGTAGTACTGCACCTGCTGGATCCCTCGCTCGCGCATTTCTTTCGGCCGCGTGTCGCGGTACTCCTCGAGGAGTTCCCGGAAGATCGGGTTCGACTCGACGTCCTCGTCGTCGAGGCGGTCCTTGATCGTCGCGGTCAGCTGCTCCACCGGAAACGCTCGGGTCGTCGCGTGGAACGTCAGCTTCGCGTCGAGTTCCTTGTTCGCGAACGCCGCACCGGCGTCCTGCAGCTGGGCCCAGTCCTCGGCCATGGCGAAGTCCATGTTCCCGGGATCGACCTCGATGAACGCCTCCATCGTGCCGTCGGCGCGCTGGATGGCGCCGGCGCCGGGCCACGCCCGCTCGATGTTGGTGAGGTCCTGTGTTCGCTCATCAGGGGTGAACGGCGTGTAGTTCGCGAGGCCCCCCTGATTGCGGTCGGTCTCGTCCGTAGCACTATCGGCGTCGTTGGGGGCGCTGAACGTGACCGCGGGGCGCTTGAGGTACTGGGACACGTCGGTCGTCCAGGTCCACGCGGTCAGGTGCTCGGGCGTGACGTAGACGAGCGCCGTGCCGAACCCTGCGCCGGCGGCGATCAAGGGGAGCGCGAGTGATTCGACGCCGATGAGACTGGCGAGGAACAGGCCGGCGATCGGGAACGCGATCAGGACGCCGACGTCCCCCTCCTCGATGTTGAGGTAGGGGATGCGACTCGCCTCGCCGAACTGGTCCATGATGCGCCGTGGGGCTGCGTCGTTGTCTGAACTCATGGATTAGTGGATTCCGCGGTCAAAGTCCATCCCGTAATCGTTCGATTCGGTGTCGCTTGGATCGTTCTCGGTCCGCCGGTAGGACGGCGCTCCGTCCCCATCGCTGTCCTCGCTTCGAGCAGCGGCTTTCTGGGCCACCGCTTGGCCGGCCGCGGCTTTCGGCCCCCATCGGGCGGCGGTGGTCGCGACGCTCGCGTTCCCGGCGTACGCACCGACGGCGACGCCGCCAACGAGGGCCGCGCCACGGGTGACGCCGCTGAGGGCTTTCGCGGTCAGTGGAGTGGCGTACTTGAACGTCTGCCACGTGGCGTAGAGGGCGACGACGGGGAGGGAGACGGCAACGAGATACTGCAGGAACGGGGTGTCGGGCGAGAGGCCGCCCGTCGAGTAGACGATGTCGTACCCCTTGAACACGATCGCCGCTGGGAGCGGGAGGACAGCAAGTGGGACGAAGCGTTTCGCGAAGCCGTGCCCGATCCGCGAGAGGACCGGGACGTTGCCGTAGGCGACGGCGATCGCGATCGGCATCCCGTAGAGGTAGACGTAGAGGAGGATCTCCCGGATGTAGAGGAGTGCCTGCAACGCCCACATGGAGATGCCGCCAGCGAGGGCGAAGAGGAGTGAGAGGGCGGGGTTGGTGATGGATTGCCTCAAAAACTTGATCATAACGTCTGTGAGAGGCCTAATTCCCGGTAGGAGTGCAATCGTGAACCCGTCGACAAGATAGAGCGCGAGCGTTCCAACCCAGTACCACACGACAATCAGGAATGCACCGGTCCATGCGTTCTTCTTCGTTTTTCGTGCCTCGTACGTACTCCCGATATTGAACACCCGTATTGCGTGTCGGCCTTGGACGCTCATCACGAGAAGGAGCAGCGCGATTAGGACGATCTCACCGCCGACGAGCGTGTCTTGGAGCTCGACCCAGGGTTGGTTCGTTGGGTCTCCAAACACGAACGGCCCGTTCGTTTCCGGCGTCGGGGTTCCGAACATCGCCTCCGAGAGGGTCCGATACCCTGACCGAAGGCCATCCATGAGCTGGCTCACAAACCACCCGATACTTGCCTTGATCCCCTCGAGGACAACGTCGATTAGGTCGACCATCGCTATGCCTCCATAATCGTGACCTCACAATCGGTCATGTCCGATGAACTCTCGTAACGGACATCGAATGTTTGTTTGACTGAGTCGGGGTTGACGAGTGTTTCTAGAACCACGGTGAACTGTCCACTATTCCCATCAGTGGAACAACCCATCCCATCAGGTGCCTTTGACCCAAACGGGAATGACGAACTATAGAGATCAACTCTTCGTCCAGCCGGAATGAGTGCTCGATCGGTTCTTTGTAGCCCGTTACTTCGTGGGTTCTCAGTAGGTGCTGGAACGTCACCGGAGAACACAAGCTCGGTGACTGTCTCTGGCCCAGTCCCTGTGTTCTCGACAGTCACGAACGCCTCCCCGTTGATCAACCGATTCGTCTCCGATTCCCCGTACACCTCCTCCCACGGCTTGTCCGGATGGTTCCGATACAGCCCCACCTCCTGAATCTCGAGCTCGGGACGGATCTCCAGCGACGTTGCCCCGACCGTCTCCTCGCCATCGACGCCGACGACGTCGTACTCGCCCGGAGGATACGCGCCGCGGAACGCGAACGACACCTGCTCGGCGCCGGCGGCGACGTCGCGGGTCCCCCACAGTTCGCCGTTCGGTGTGATGAGGTTCACCTGGGCAACCGCTGTCTCGGCGGCGAGTTCGACGACCAGCGTCGTGCCGTCGACGCCGACAGCTTGGAACGGCCCGTCACTCGTCCCGTCGGTGTCAGTCTCGGATCCCGTTCCAGGGTCGGACTGTTGCCCGTCCTCGGCGAGGCAGCCACCGACGCCGACGACGGCACTGACGGCGAGCGTTCGGAGGGCGGTACGTCGATCAATCGGGGTAGGTGTGGTGGTCATGGTTGATCGGAGAATCTCGTTGCGGGGCTGAGCATCGCCAGGAGGCGGCGGCCCGCGTAGAGCGCGACGACGAACGGGAGCAACTGCCAGCCGAGCGCGACGAGCAGTGCGAACCAGCCGGCCACCGTGGTCAGTGGGTGCCAGCGAACGGTCGCCGTGTCGTCGACGTAGGCCGAGCGCTGCTCCACCCACGACCCGGGGTGGTACCGCGCCGTGTAGATCCCGGGCTGATCGAGTGTCACGATCGCGACGCCTGAGGCGTTCGTCTCGACGCGCTCGCCGGCGATCGCGATGTAGCCGGTACGCGCCGGGCCAACCCCGGGTCGCGGCCCCGCATCGTCGTCGAGCACGATCGGGGCGCCGGAGTACGCACTCCGCAGCCGCAGTCGGACTGTCGTCGCCGATCGCGTCTGGTTGCCGACAGTCGCCGTCAGATTGCTTCGGAACAGGGGGCGCTCGAACCCGCTGTCGGGTTCCGTGATCGAGGCGTTCACGCCCCGGACGATCCCGGCGACGCGGGTAGTGTCGGGGGCGACGTCACCGGCGCGAACGGCGACGCCGTGGCTCGCCGTGTAGGAGCCGTTCACGACGTCGACGTTGATGTTCTCCCCTAACCGGGGCGCTCGGGTCGCGTTCGTCACCTGCCACGTGTCGAGGATCTCCGGCCCGTCGCGGACCGGTTCGGCCCGCGGCCCGATCCGCGAGGGGTAGGCGTGGACCGAGACGGGGATCGCGTCCGAGGTGATCGGTTCCTGTGCAGTGCCGTTTCGCCGAACGAGTCGGTCCCACCCGGTGTCGCGAGCAGTGTAGAACCGCCAGACACCACGAACCCGTTGTGAGCCGTCGTCGGTCAGGGTGTACCCCTGCCACGGCTGGCTCTGGAAGACGGCGACGCCAGTGTCGCCGCCTGGGTAGTCCGCGTAGTAGACCGTGGCCTCGGGATCGTACACGTCGACGGTGAGCGAGTCCGCCACAGTGAGTGTCTCCGTGCGCACCGTGGTGTTGACGCTCGTCGAGTTGGGACCCCGCCTGACGGCGCGGAGCCGAACCTGGATGTCGGCCTCAAGGGTCAGCGTCATCTCGCC
It encodes the following:
- a CDS encoding VirB4 family type IV secretion system protein; this translates as MHSVLVQSSGGVVRQLREWLASPTSVEGAAVSLVLIGAVVVGGTLLRDRYAADDEATVDFADVLDDETLADGQAEGQLFDDIAESHKTVTAPAAIEWETRAARVGEQWTSTLYIADYPDYPNDGYLSDLFELTDVQFDLTAHITPKNQDRARTELQEIADDLQVDADLEQSVRSSYLQERADEAAATYTAVENGARVFDQGVFVTVRADDRETLQDDVQQVKSTLRDEPANLTPKTAICRQDVALQSAAPIGANEFGRESIALGGAVGALLASPHNATILEEGGVEFGMHKDTRSPVVIDPFARDNGYAMFTVGDPGSGKSFSSKQNFIRSMEQARDRIGVILEPLNDWAGVAEALDAKRITVGGTLGLNPLEIRETPEHVQRAMGEDASPFNEKLDDAMSFLTNFFALRGISLGDRRTTLELGLKRAYKRKGITDDISTHGNQSPTIRDMLDVFEEMVEEPEAFVVRADEEAAKIEEDATWLLDQLRPFEEGGRHANLGTESEFDIRDEKVIYLDLAQQEGSVDSGTALTMQLLISLVYERAKVSEKEVVFYIDEARYLMQDAASLAFLETVFRHHRHHDLSIRLVTQTVDEFFEHAESEAILDQCAVKQFHRLDGMDEDWAQEFGLNYAQMRYVQDAVPGNEDAGFAEALVGVDGEWRGIQVEAMPKEKQVIDFDPTEQERSSLPGADEERSETGRTDSGNG
- a CDS encoding aminopeptidase, with amino-acid sequence MPDDSSADTGNEESAYIGDIDSDAVVDEAQLQLTPHQHEQLKTQLHGSSQFDEIKRADTRYLVVGRGGEEGPGKRRLEVCEQLDDRRGAAGYRLEDFGFTTDEIDLWAPAFDLLAAMASHIVGVLEDFDGGHVWELGYLYHQQRHVRDRLWLLKRLYESETEMRRQYDNGMAASHLAALEEAAGDRVIGWGDEASLRDAVEGIP
- a CDS encoding type II toxin-antitoxin system PemK/MazF family toxin, producing the protein MDVHRGDIVIVELNPTRGSEQRGTRPCLVVQNDIGNANAPTTIVVPFTTSFDDRQYPFEVLVRAEESPLSADSVALCSQIRTVSIAQRITENIGSIPEARMDEIDDALGYSLGLQSV
- a CDS encoding transcriptional regulator, with translation MHPDATQPAANTGPDGEPAEFNTWLALQKATDKQRANLLADVVGHPKGAPSVTELDYMNPSLETDAIRRHLSILQDVDVLQELVVPTGERVRGYPYKFYALTDAARSLFDKNGLFPSDAWQRQYDRVEKTAEIRELEEMPRPANG
- a CDS encoding RNA-guided endonuclease TnpB family protein, producing the protein MLETTRTYVARITNHQQVRDDFDQCGFSASKLWNVGRYYIQQRWDDDGEIPDEAELKSELKDHERYSDLHSQSSQRVLEELAEAFNGWYNSDDGNNPPGYRKRGDDHPRSTVTWKKRAIKHDDKHGQLRLSKGFNLKESRSDFILAEYETRSDVEVENIQQVRAIWNGDEWELHLVCKKEIPVEDAPGDNTAGIDLGISNYLAIDYEDGASELYPGNVLKEDKHYFTREEYQTEGENGPSKRAREARQKLSRRKDHFLHTLSKHIVERCVEESVEKIAVGDLSDIREDENGDSRNWGASGNKKLHGWEFDRFARLLEYKAEEHGILVDRVDEKNTSKACSCCEQIRDSNRVERGLYVCSSCETTMNADVNGAVNIRRKITQSPPTGDMSNGWLAQPGVFLFDRESGRFTPREQGDCKP
- a CDS encoding AbrB/MazE/SpoVT family DNA-binding domain-containing protein translates to MVEDTRVVGERGQVTLPKQLRERFGIHGGDRVRVHEDEEGRIVVEKAVTEDDLAEGYRARSEQMADLASELEGVSAEADAALGDVPEWES
- a CDS encoding TRAM domain-containing protein gives rise to the protein MEISPQLRCLFSATVEERDGSYVVEVPEQEIRLGDLQAGDTYRVAVLPSPSTDDADGTDADSQSEQAAQSPPVAEGEQRTVEIEDIGEQGDGITRVERGFVVIVPDTEQGERVTVTITDVGQNVAFADVVERVNSA